In Urechidicola croceus, a single window of DNA contains:
- the hpf gene encoding ribosome hibernation-promoting factor, HPF/YfiA family, producing the protein MKIFVQSVNFNADKDLVNFVEKKVSTLEKYFDKIVDSEVFLKVQQTSDKENKVVEIKINVPKDEFIVKKVCKTFEEGTVLATESLKRQLNRRKEKLRAHHI; encoded by the coding sequence ATGAAAATATTCGTGCAATCAGTGAATTTTAATGCAGACAAAGATTTGGTAAATTTTGTCGAAAAGAAAGTGTCAACTTTAGAAAAGTATTTTGATAAAATTGTAGATTCTGAAGTTTTTTTAAAAGTTCAGCAAACAAGTGATAAGGAAAATAAAGTTGTAGAAATAAAAATTAATGTTCCTAAAGATGAATTTATAGTTAAGAAGGTATGTAAAACCTTTGAGGAAGGTACGGTTTTAGCTACTGAATCTTTAAAAAGACAGTTAAATAGAAGGAAAGAAAAGTTACGTGCTCATCATATTTAA
- a CDS encoding tyrosine-type recombinase/integrase, translated as MLTKSFIEYLSFEKKYSQHTITAYQNDLNSFRKFLIQEYQDDNFLNVNYSQIRSWIVLLVDSGISNRSINRKISSLKTFFKFLQKTKSISNNPLKNHQALKTAKRVQVPFSTKEIFQVIDNIEIEDNFTMFRNKLIVELLYSTGMRRNELINLKVKDIDMSNNTIKVLGKRNKERFIPLLLSVKLSLEKYLFKRNLQVPNSNFLFYTDKQNKLYPTLVYRIINDYFSTVSSKVKKSPHVLRHSFATHLLNEGADLNSVKELLGHSSLASTQVYTHSSLGKLKEVYNQAHPRSDKK; from the coding sequence ATGCTTACAAAATCATTCATAGAATACCTTTCTTTTGAAAAAAAATATTCTCAGCACACTATCACTGCTTATCAAAATGATTTAAATTCATTTCGAAAATTTTTAATTCAAGAATATCAAGACGATAATTTTCTTAATGTCAATTATTCTCAAATTAGATCCTGGATTGTATTATTAGTTGATTCTGGAATTTCTAATAGAAGTATAAATCGTAAAATTAGTAGTTTAAAAACTTTTTTTAAATTTCTTCAAAAGACAAAATCTATTTCAAATAATCCGTTGAAAAACCATCAAGCACTAAAAACAGCAAAGCGTGTACAAGTACCTTTTTCAACTAAAGAAATATTTCAAGTTATTGACAATATAGAAATTGAAGATAATTTTACAATGTTTAGAAATAAACTAATTGTCGAACTCTTATATTCCACAGGAATGAGAAGAAATGAATTAATAAACTTAAAAGTTAAAGATATTGATATGTCTAACAACACTATAAAGGTGTTAGGCAAAAGAAATAAAGAAAGATTCATACCTTTATTATTATCAGTTAAACTTTCATTAGAAAAGTATCTATTCAAAAGAAATTTACAGGTACCTAATTCTAACTTTCTTTTTTATACCGATAAACAAAATAAATTATATCCTACTCTTGTTTATAGAATTATAAATGACTACTTTAGTACGGTGTCTTCAAAAGTTAAAAAGAGTCCCCATGTTTTAAGGCATTCATTCGCTACTCATTTATTAAATGAAGGAGCAGACCTTAATTCAGTGAAAGAATTACTAGGACATTCTAGTTTAGCATCGACGCAAGTTTATACCCATAGTAGTTTGGGTAAGTTAAAAGAAGTGTATAACCAAGCTCATCCCAGGAGCGATAAAAAGTGA
- a CDS encoding ComEA family DNA-binding protein, with amino-acid sequence MKNLKSHFWYNKRQRNGIFFLLTLIITFQLVYSFVHFSSDKKIDLNSDEITSFQNKVDELKLIELEKRKPKIYPFNPSFITDYKGYQLGMSTEEIDKLLAHRLKGGYINSATQFQKVTGVSDSLLAVLSPNFKFPDWITNKKKVKYNTSKIKEVKSSHPIVLQDLNTATAISLMEINGVGEKLSERIVKFRSSLNGFLSDDQLNEVYGLKPEVIQRIKQKFTVLSKPIINKVNVNTATFKEVLHLPYIDYELTLKIFQYRDEVAELQSIEELKNIEGFPIEKYDKIVVYLEAK; translated from the coding sequence ATGAAAAATTTAAAATCTCATTTCTGGTATAATAAACGCCAACGAAATGGGATTTTCTTTTTATTAACTTTAATTATTACTTTTCAACTTGTTTATTCTTTTGTTCATTTTTCTTCTGATAAAAAAATAGATTTGAATTCTGATGAAATTACAAGTTTTCAAAACAAAGTTGATGAGTTAAAATTAATAGAACTCGAAAAACGTAAACCTAAAATATATCCTTTCAATCCTAGTTTTATAACCGATTACAAAGGTTATCAATTAGGAATGTCTACTGAAGAGATTGATAAGCTGCTGGCTCATAGGTTAAAAGGAGGTTATATAAATTCTGCAACTCAATTTCAAAAAGTTACTGGAGTTTCTGATAGTTTACTGGCAGTTTTATCTCCAAATTTTAAATTTCCTGATTGGATTACAAATAAAAAGAAAGTAAAATACAATACTTCCAAAATTAAAGAAGTTAAAAGTTCACATCCAATTGTACTTCAAGATTTGAATACAGCAACAGCTATAAGCCTTATGGAAATAAATGGAGTAGGAGAAAAACTTTCTGAAAGAATTGTTAAATTCCGAAGTTCCTTAAATGGTTTTTTATCAGATGACCAATTAAATGAAGTTTATGGTTTAAAGCCTGAAGTAATTCAGCGAATTAAGCAGAAATTTACCGTTCTTTCAAAACCAATTATTAATAAGGTCAATGTTAATACTGCAACTTTTAAAGAAGTTCTTCATTTACCCTATATAGATTATGAACTTACATTAAAGATTTTTCAATATAGAGATGAAGTTGCTGAATTACAGTCAATAGAAGAATTGAAAAATATAGAAGGTTTTCCAATAGAAAAATATGATAAAATCGTTGTATATTTGGAGGCAAAATAA
- a CDS encoding acyl-CoA dehydrogenase family protein, whose product MNFDTTETQEMIAQSIRDFAKQHISPFMMDWDEKQTFPIDLFKKLGEMGYMGVLVPEEYGGSGLDYHSYITVVEEISKVDSSIGLSVAAHNSLCTNHILEFGNEEQKKKWLPKLATAEWIGAWGLTEHNTGSDAGGMNTTARKDGDYYVLNGAKNFITHGISGDIAVVIARTGKKGDSHGMSAFVIEKGTSGFSSGKKENKLGMRASETAELIFDNCKVHKDNMLGDEGEGFVQSLKVLDGGRISIGALSLGIAKGSYEAALKYSKERIQFGKPISSFQGISFKLADMATEIEASELLLHKAAYLKNNKQKVTKIGAMAKMYASEVCVRAANEAVQIHGGYGYTKDFPVEKFYRDSKLCTIGEGTTEIQKLVISRNILK is encoded by the coding sequence ATGAATTTTGATACTACAGAAACTCAAGAAATGATTGCTCAATCAATTCGTGATTTTGCCAAGCAACATATTTCTCCATTTATGATGGATTGGGATGAAAAACAAACTTTTCCAATTGACTTATTTAAAAAATTAGGTGAAATGGGATATATGGGTGTTCTAGTTCCAGAAGAATACGGTGGGTCAGGCCTTGATTACCATTCATATATAACTGTAGTAGAAGAAATATCAAAAGTGGATTCTTCAATTGGTCTATCTGTAGCGGCACACAATTCTTTATGTACCAACCATATCTTAGAATTTGGTAATGAAGAACAAAAGAAAAAATGGTTACCAAAATTAGCAACTGCCGAATGGATTGGAGCTTGGGGCTTAACAGAACACAATACAGGTTCAGATGCGGGAGGAATGAATACTACTGCTCGTAAAGATGGAGATTATTACGTTTTAAATGGAGCTAAAAACTTTATCACGCATGGTATCAGTGGTGATATTGCTGTTGTAATTGCACGAACAGGTAAAAAAGGAGATTCACATGGGATGTCAGCCTTTGTGATTGAAAAGGGTACTTCGGGATTTTCTTCAGGAAAAAAAGAAAATAAATTAGGGATGAGAGCATCAGAAACTGCGGAATTAATTTTTGATAATTGTAAAGTTCATAAAGATAATATGCTAGGTGATGAAGGAGAGGGTTTTGTTCAATCGTTAAAAGTTTTAGATGGAGGGAGAATTTCCATAGGAGCGCTTTCACTTGGTATTGCTAAAGGCTCTTATGAAGCAGCATTAAAATATTCAAAAGAAAGAATTCAATTCGGGAAGCCAATTAGTTCTTTTCAAGGAATTTCTTTTAAACTTGCAGATATGGCAACCGAAATTGAGGCTTCAGAACTGTTATTACATAAAGCAGCATACTTAAAAAATAATAAGCAAAAAGTTACCAAGATTGGAGCAATGGCTAAAATGTATGCATCAGAAGTGTGTGTAAGAGCAGCAAATGAAGCAGTACAAATTCATGGAGGCTATGGTTATACTAAAGATTTTCCTGTCGAAAAATTTTACAGAGACTCTAAATTATGTACTATTGGTGAGGGAACTACTGAAATTCAAAAATTAGTAATTTCAAGAAATATTTTAAAATAA
- the uvrA gene encoding excinuclease ABC subunit UvrA, whose protein sequence is MSNQQEYIEVLGARVHNLKNIDVRIPREKLVVITGLSGSGKSSLAFDTIYAEGQRRYIETFSAYARQFLGGLERPDVDKIDGLSPVIAIEQKTTNKSPRSTVGTITEIYDFMRLLYARASDAYSFNTNEKMVSYSDEQILNLILQDFNNKKVSILAPVVKSRKGHYRELFEQIAKQGFLRVRVDGVIIEIEKGMRLDRYKNHDIEIVIDRVKIDSSVEKRLKETIITALYSGNNVMMVLDTESKKPRYFSRELMCPTTGIAYQSPEPNTFSFNSPKGACPKCNGLGKVNVVNTEKIIPDFSISIKNGGIAPLGEQKSSWIFKQLQLIADRYDFKLNDPISTISDEAINIILNGGNEKFEITSKAMGITRDYEIDFEGIVNFIENQYKNSESSSIKRWAKGYMDEINCQTCEGKRLKKESLHFKIANKTISDLAQMDVTELSKWFLNVNKKLSEKQQKIGSEIIKEISTRIQFLLDVGLDYLTIDRTSKSLSGGEAQRIRLATQIGSQLVGVLYILDEPSIGLHQRDNQKLIDSLVKLRDVGNSVIVVEHDKDMIENADFVLDIGPGAGRHGGKIVSEGTYPDLKKHNTLTADYLNNIKKIEIPKKRRKGNGKKIVLNGACGNNLKNVTAEFPLGKMICVTGVSGSGKSTLINETLYPILNHHIYRGVKKPMPFKSIKGLEHIDKIIAIDQSPIGRTPRSNPATYTSVFSDIRSIFAKIPEAQIRGYKPGRFSFNVKGGRCETCQGGGVRVIEMNFLPDVEVECETCQGKRFNRETLEIRHKGKSISDVLNMTIDEAVDFFEYYPKIFKKVKTIKDVGLGYITLGQQSTTLSGGEAQRIKLASELSKRDTGNTFYILDEPTTGLHFEDIRVLMEVLNKLTDKGNTVLVIEHNMDVIKLADHIIDIGLEGGKKGGTILCSGTPEQIVNNKESYTAHFLKKELS, encoded by the coding sequence ATGTCAAATCAACAAGAATATATTGAAGTTTTAGGTGCTCGAGTTCACAATTTAAAGAACATTGATGTTCGAATTCCGAGAGAAAAATTAGTCGTAATTACTGGTTTAAGTGGAAGTGGAAAATCTTCCTTAGCATTTGATACTATTTATGCTGAAGGACAGCGGAGATATATTGAGACCTTTTCGGCATATGCACGTCAGTTTCTAGGTGGTTTAGAGCGCCCTGATGTTGACAAAATTGACGGATTATCACCAGTAATAGCTATTGAACAGAAAACTACCAATAAAAGTCCTCGTTCAACTGTTGGAACAATAACAGAAATCTATGATTTTATGCGATTACTTTATGCTCGCGCTTCTGATGCCTATTCCTTTAATACTAATGAGAAAATGGTTAGTTATAGTGATGAGCAAATTTTAAACTTAATATTACAAGATTTCAATAATAAAAAAGTAAGTATTCTAGCTCCAGTTGTTAAATCAAGAAAAGGACATTATCGAGAGTTATTTGAGCAAATTGCTAAGCAAGGTTTTTTAAGAGTTCGTGTTGATGGCGTAATTATAGAAATTGAAAAAGGTATGCGATTAGATCGCTATAAAAATCATGATATTGAAATTGTAATAGATAGAGTTAAAATTGACTCTTCAGTTGAAAAAAGATTGAAAGAAACAATAATAACTGCACTATACTCGGGAAACAATGTGATGATGGTTTTAGACACAGAAAGTAAAAAACCAAGATATTTCAGTAGAGAATTAATGTGCCCAACAACAGGAATTGCTTATCAAAGCCCTGAACCAAATACATTTTCATTTAACTCACCTAAAGGCGCTTGCCCAAAATGTAACGGATTAGGAAAAGTTAATGTTGTAAATACTGAAAAGATTATTCCTGATTTCTCTATTTCTATTAAAAATGGTGGTATCGCACCATTGGGCGAACAAAAGTCAAGTTGGATTTTTAAGCAACTTCAGTTGATTGCCGATAGATATGATTTCAAATTAAATGACCCAATTTCAACCATATCAGATGAAGCAATAAATATCATTTTAAATGGTGGAAATGAAAAATTTGAAATCACTTCAAAAGCTATGGGAATCACTCGTGATTACGAAATAGATTTTGAAGGTATAGTCAACTTTATAGAAAATCAATATAAAAATTCAGAATCCTCTTCAATTAAACGTTGGGCTAAAGGATATATGGATGAGATAAATTGCCAAACGTGTGAAGGTAAAAGATTAAAAAAAGAATCTCTGCATTTTAAAATTGCAAATAAAACTATTTCGGATTTAGCCCAAATGGATGTAACAGAACTATCTAAATGGTTTTTAAACGTCAATAAAAAACTATCTGAAAAGCAGCAAAAAATTGGTTCTGAAATAATAAAAGAAATTTCTACTAGAATTCAATTTTTATTGGATGTTGGTTTAGATTATTTGACCATTGACAGAACTTCTAAATCACTATCTGGTGGAGAAGCACAACGAATTAGACTAGCAACGCAAATAGGTTCACAATTAGTCGGGGTACTATATATTTTGGACGAACCAAGTATCGGTTTACATCAAAGAGACAATCAAAAACTGATTGATTCTTTAGTGAAATTACGTGATGTTGGAAATTCTGTTATTGTAGTTGAACATGATAAAGACATGATTGAAAATGCTGACTTTGTTTTAGATATAGGGCCAGGTGCTGGTAGACATGGTGGTAAAATTGTAAGTGAAGGAACATATCCAGATTTAAAAAAACACAATACACTAACAGCTGATTATTTAAACAATATTAAAAAAATAGAAATTCCTAAAAAACGCAGAAAAGGAAATGGCAAAAAAATTGTTTTAAATGGAGCTTGTGGAAATAATTTAAAAAATGTTACTGCAGAATTTCCATTAGGGAAAATGATTTGTGTAACTGGTGTATCTGGCAGCGGAAAATCAACTTTAATCAATGAAACTCTATATCCAATTTTAAATCATCATATATATAGAGGTGTAAAGAAACCAATGCCATTCAAATCAATAAAAGGATTAGAGCATATTGATAAAATTATTGCAATTGACCAATCTCCAATTGGTAGAACTCCACGTTCAAACCCAGCAACATACACTAGTGTTTTTAGTGATATACGAAGTATTTTCGCAAAAATACCTGAAGCACAAATAAGAGGTTATAAACCAGGAAGATTTTCTTTTAACGTTAAAGGTGGTCGATGTGAAACCTGTCAAGGAGGAGGTGTAAGAGTTATTGAAATGAATTTCCTTCCAGATGTAGAAGTTGAATGTGAAACATGCCAAGGTAAACGCTTTAATCGTGAAACTTTAGAAATAAGACATAAAGGGAAATCAATTTCTGATGTTTTAAATATGACAATAGATGAAGCTGTTGATTTTTTTGAATACTATCCTAAAATATTTAAGAAAGTTAAAACAATTAAAGATGTTGGACTAGGCTATATTACACTAGGCCAACAATCAACTACGCTTTCTGGTGGTGAAGCTCAAAGAATAAAATTAGCTTCTGAACTTTCGAAGAGAGATACTGGAAATACTTTTTACATTCTTGACGAACCCACAACTGGACTTCATTTTGAAGACATTAGAGTATTAATGGAAGTATTAAATAAATTAACAGATAAAGGAAATACAGTATTGGTAATTGAACATAATATGGATGTTATTAAACTTGCGGACCATATTATAGACATCGGATTGGAAGGTGGTAAAAAAGGTGGAACTATTTTATGTTCTGGAACTCCAGAACAAATTGTGAATAACAAAGAGAGTTACACTGCGCACTTCTTAAAAAAAGAACTATCTTAG
- a CDS encoding potassium channel family protein, whose protein sequence is MSLNKKLNLALILLIVVLSVGTLGYMTISGDSFIDALYMTVITISTVGFGLIHPLTEPEKIFTIFLILLSVTLYGFVIKVLSENIANVNFFEELKRKKMQKKISTLVEHTIVCGYGRNGQQAVAKLSKFNQQCVVIERDESSIKILENEDVLIVEGDATDDVFLEQARIEKAKNLIVALPSDADNLFVVLSARQMNKNLVIISRASDESSYKKLKIAGADNVIMPDKLGGDHMASLVVTPDIIEFVDMLSLDGEYSANLQEIVVDDLPKSYISKSIIDLDLRRKTGCSVIGFKTKDNNYIVNPEADTLLVEGSKLIILGRPEQVKMLQTLF, encoded by the coding sequence ATGAGTTTAAATAAAAAATTAAATTTAGCATTAATACTTCTTATTGTTGTGCTTTCGGTAGGTACACTTGGCTATATGACTATATCAGGTGATTCTTTTATAGATGCACTTTATATGACGGTCATAACGATATCAACTGTAGGTTTTGGCTTAATTCATCCACTTACCGAACCAGAAAAAATATTTACTATTTTTTTAATTTTACTTAGTGTTACTTTGTATGGTTTTGTAATAAAAGTCTTATCTGAAAATATAGCAAATGTCAATTTTTTTGAAGAATTAAAACGAAAAAAAATGCAAAAAAAAATAAGTACATTGGTAGAACATACCATAGTATGTGGTTATGGTCGAAATGGGCAACAGGCAGTTGCCAAACTGAGTAAGTTTAATCAACAATGCGTTGTGATTGAGCGTGATGAAAGTTCAATTAAAATATTAGAAAATGAAGATGTTTTGATAGTAGAAGGTGATGCTACTGATGATGTTTTTTTGGAGCAAGCAAGAATTGAAAAGGCTAAAAATTTAATAGTTGCACTACCTTCAGATGCAGATAATTTATTTGTAGTCCTTTCTGCTAGACAAATGAATAAAAATTTGGTAATTATTAGTCGTGCTTCAGATGAATCTTCATATAAAAAATTAAAAATTGCTGGTGCTGATAATGTAATAATGCCTGATAAGTTAGGTGGAGATCATATGGCTTCATTAGTTGTTACACCAGATATAATTGAGTTTGTAGATATGTTATCTTTAGATGGTGAATACTCAGCAAACCTTCAAGAAATTGTTGTAGATGATTTACCAAAAAGTTATATTTCAAAATCTATAATTGATTTAGATTTACGTAGAAAGACAGGATGTTCTGTAATTGGGTTTAAGACCAAGGATAATAATTATATTGTCAATCCAGAAGCCGATACTTTATTAGTAGAAGGGTCTAAATTAATTATTTTAGGAAGACCTGAACAAGTAAAAATGTTACAAACACTTTTTTAA
- a CDS encoding LOG family protein encodes MSTSEDRKIKEKFKHKTWNEIKTNDSWAIFKIMAEFVDGYEKLSRIGPCVSIFGSARTKPDHKYYKLAESIAYKLTKNGYGVVTGGGPGIMEAGNKGAHKGKGISVGLNIELPFEQHDNPYIDKDKSLDFDYFFVRKVMFVKYSQGFVVMPGGFGTLDELFEAITLIQTKKIGAFPIILVGTEFWSGLIDWVKSTVLEKFSNISESDLDLFSIVDTEDEVLDVVNSFYKKYSLSPNF; translated from the coding sequence ATGAGTACTAGTGAAGATCGAAAAATTAAAGAAAAATTTAAACATAAAACTTGGAATGAAATTAAGACCAATGATTCTTGGGCAATATTTAAAATTATGGCCGAATTTGTTGATGGTTATGAAAAATTAAGTAGAATTGGGCCGTGCGTAAGTATTTTTGGTTCTGCAAGAACAAAACCAGATCATAAGTATTATAAATTGGCTGAAAGCATAGCCTACAAGTTAACTAAAAATGGATATGGTGTTGTTACAGGTGGTGGACCAGGAATAATGGAAGCTGGTAATAAAGGTGCACATAAAGGAAAAGGAATATCAGTAGGTTTAAACATAGAATTGCCTTTTGAACAGCACGACAACCCATATATTGATAAAGATAAAAGTTTAGATTTTGATTACTTTTTCGTAAGAAAAGTTATGTTTGTAAAGTATTCACAAGGATTTGTAGTAATGCCAGGTGGTTTTGGTACTCTTGATGAACTATTTGAAGCAATCACTTTAATTCAAACAAAAAAGATTGGTGCATTTCCAATTATTTTGGTAGGAACAGAGTTTTGGAGTGGATTAATAGATTGGGTAAAATCTACAGTTTTAGAAAAATTCAGTAACATTAGCGAAAGTGATTTAGACCTGTTTTCAATTGTTGATACAGAAGATGAAGTACTTGATGTTGTAAATAGTTTTTATAAAAAGTACAGTTTAAGTCCAAATTTCTAA
- a CDS encoding alanine/glycine:cation symporter family protein, which produces MKKKLLSLLFLVVPFLTFAQEKGLDERIDQAFGSATGWFVDIIFYQISFGENVKIFWVLFPLILGALYFTFYFNLINFRGFFTSVNIVRGKYDDLDHHESMAIAGDSTPGGDAIETIAVEGHVGEVSHFQALTAALSATVGLGNIAGVAIAVSIGGAGATFWMIIAGFLGMASKFVECTLGVKYRDIESDGTVYGGPMYYLTKGLKTKGLEGLGKVLAVVFAIFVIGGSFGGGNMFQVNQAFQLVEKISGGEASFFHEKGWLFGIIMAILVGIVIIGGIKKIAKVTDKIVPFMVVIYVAASLFVLIAKYDMIGGAFVQIFNGAFSPEGIAGGVIGVLVQGFRRAAFSNEAGVGSASIAHSAVKTKYPASEGMVALLEPFIDTVVVCTMTALVLIITGNVAAENAGLNSAQAILLTSGAFESVISWFPYVLTVAVVLFAFSTMISWSYYGYQGWAYLFGRTKKTEYVYKIMFCLFVIIGSAASLGSVIDFSDAMIFAMMVPNMIGLVILAPKVKDELNKYLTAIKNKKA; this is translated from the coding sequence ATGAAGAAAAAACTTCTATCACTATTATTTTTAGTAGTACCGTTTTTAACATTTGCACAAGAAAAAGGATTAGATGAAAGAATTGATCAGGCATTTGGAAGTGCTACAGGATGGTTTGTAGATATTATTTTTTATCAAATTTCGTTTGGTGAGAATGTCAAAATTTTCTGGGTATTATTCCCTTTAATTTTAGGGGCACTATATTTTACTTTCTATTTTAATTTAATAAATTTTAGAGGATTTTTCACTTCAGTAAATATTGTTAGAGGTAAATATGATGATTTAGATCATCACGAATCAATGGCTATTGCTGGAGATTCAACACCTGGAGGTGATGCTATTGAAACAATTGCAGTTGAAGGTCATGTGGGAGAAGTTTCACATTTTCAGGCATTAACAGCAGCTTTGTCTGCCACCGTAGGTTTAGGAAATATTGCAGGAGTTGCAATAGCGGTTTCAATTGGTGGAGCAGGAGCAACCTTTTGGATGATTATTGCAGGATTTTTAGGAATGGCATCCAAATTTGTTGAATGTACGCTTGGTGTAAAATATAGAGATATAGAATCTGACGGAACTGTTTATGGAGGTCCAATGTATTATTTAACTAAAGGATTGAAAACTAAAGGTCTTGAAGGTTTAGGAAAAGTATTGGCTGTTGTATTTGCAATTTTTGTTATTGGAGGCTCTTTTGGAGGAGGAAATATGTTTCAAGTAAATCAAGCATTTCAATTAGTTGAAAAAATATCAGGTGGTGAAGCTTCTTTCTTCCATGAAAAAGGGTGGTTGTTTGGAATAATAATGGCAATTCTTGTAGGTATAGTTATTATAGGAGGAATTAAAAAAATTGCTAAAGTAACAGATAAAATTGTTCCATTTATGGTTGTTATATATGTAGCCGCTTCTTTATTTGTTTTGATTGCGAAGTATGATATGATAGGAGGAGCATTTGTACAAATATTTAATGGAGCTTTTAGTCCAGAAGGAATTGCAGGTGGTGTAATTGGAGTTTTAGTTCAAGGATTCAGAAGAGCAGCATTTTCAAATGAGGCAGGTGTAGGTTCAGCATCAATTGCGCATTCAGCAGTAAAAACTAAATATCCAGCAAGTGAAGGTATGGTAGCACTTCTAGAACCATTTATTGATACGGTTGTAGTGTGTACAATGACTGCTTTAGTATTGATCATAACTGGTAACGTAGCTGCGGAAAATGCTGGATTAAATAGTGCACAGGCAATTTTACTTACATCGGGAGCTTTTGAATCTGTTATTTCATGGTTTCCTTATGTATTAACAGTAGCTGTAGTATTATTTGCATTCAGTACTATGATTTCTTGGTCTTATTATGGTTATCAAGGTTGGGCTTATTTATTCGGAAGAACAAAAAAAACAGAGTATGTTTATAAAATAATGTTTTGTTTATTTGTGATAATTGGTTCTGCTGCTAGTTTAGGCTCAGTAATTGATTTTTCAGATGCAATGATTTTTGCTATGATGGTTCCAAACATGATTGGATTAGTGATTTTAGCACCAAAAGTAAAAGATGAACTAAACAAATATTTGACAGCTATCAAAAATAAAAAGGCTTAA
- the rpsU gene encoding 30S ribosomal protein S21 has product MLIIPIKDGENIDRALKRFKRKFDRTKTMKNLRNRKHFTKPSVEKRAQNIKASYVQRLRTQEEQG; this is encoded by the coding sequence ATGTTAATTATACCAATTAAAGACGGAGAGAACATTGATAGAGCGTTAAAACGTTTTAAAAGAAAATTTGATCGTACTAAGACGATGAAAAATTTACGTAACCGTAAACATTTCACTAAGCCTTCTGTAGAGAAGAGAGCACAAAATATTAAAGCTTCTTACGTTCAAAGATTAAGAACTCAAGAAGAACAAGGATAA
- a CDS encoding PspC domain-containing protein, with amino-acid sequence MQFVDSIRHYFERHGFGVFSRLADRLGMRATNVRLFFIYISFITVGLSFGLYLTMAFLLKLKDMIYTKRSSVFDL; translated from the coding sequence ATGCAATTTGTAGATTCGATAAGGCATTATTTTGAAAGACATGGTTTTGGTGTTTTTTCTCGCTTAGCAGATAGATTAGGAATGAGAGCAACAAACGTACGTTTATTCTTCATTTATATTTCTTTTATTACTGTAGGTTTATCATTTGGTTTATACCTAACAATGGCATTTTTATTAAAATTAAAGGATATGATTTATACCAAACGAAGCTCTGTTTTTGACCTGTAA